The sequence AGGAGGTTTCCTGATCAGCCTTTTTGCAGGATGTGTTACTCTTTTTTTTGCTTGCCATGAACGAGCCTCAAATATTTAAAATCATTTCCACCTTTTTCTGCAGATCCATGGCGATCGCTTTTGCCGAACGGTTGCCGTTGATCACCTCAAAATGGTACATCTCCTTCATCTTTTGGAACTCGGCCTTCATGCGGCGTTGATATTTGATAAAGCTGTCGAAAATATCACGCGACATGCGCACATCCATACCCGATTCCCAGTAATCCAAAGAATTTTTTTTCTGAAAAGTCCGTTCGATGAGAAAACTCGGAGAGACGTTTAGATAGAACACCGCGTCCGGGATCAGGGCGAGGGAATAGATTGTCTGCAGCCAACCCGGATCGCTGCCGCGCAGGATATCGCGGGCCATCAGGGTGTAGATGTAT is a genomic window of bacterium containing:
- a CDS encoding thymidylate kinase is translated as MKFYGKGIPNVDADDLTGKLIVIEGADGSGRSTQIRLLTDFLEGRGYGTVNVGLKRSNLVSAELEQAMQGNVLSQVTLSLFYATDFMDQLENNIIPALRAGFIVLADRYIYTLMARDILRGSDPGWLQTIYSLALIPDAVFYLNVSPSFLIERTFQKKNSLDYWESGMDVRMSRDIFDSFIKYQRRMKAEFQKMKEMYHFEVINGNRSAKAIAMDLQKKVEMILNI